From the genome of Cytobacillus firmus, one region includes:
- a CDS encoding helix-turn-helix domain-containing protein yields the protein MQRAYLKSVIMYCVNELQGQRTIYSILHLLNGKKSSQTIQDAHLFQLTPFFRTFGNLSRGVLDHLAEEILSSSWMTAIDEKHYILTEEGKKELERSLLECPIPSSLNGWLYHSTGELFWERITLLIQVISHLNNNNVKYLPIQRKRDIHEWLKDFLGKSGFSRGEVGVMLYKELGQCLEGLNNINPAVLTLRLTGYNRIGLTAVQASEQLGISQDYYHHQFLGAIHHILASGRDNSAEYPLINKIVSDAGNEVQLTLSAQKTYTMLKQGLELDDIAKMRRLKKSTIEDHIVEVALNDSCFNITRYVSEEKQKLILHAANRADSMQLKQIRQIVPESDYFEIRLVMAKLGEGQ from the coding sequence ATGCAAAGAGCTTATTTGAAATCTGTAATAATGTACTGTGTTAACGAGTTGCAGGGACAAAGAACTATATATTCCATTTTACATTTGCTTAATGGAAAAAAGTCTTCCCAGACCATCCAAGATGCTCATCTATTTCAACTAACCCCGTTTTTTCGTACATTTGGAAATTTAAGCAGGGGAGTTCTGGACCATCTTGCAGAGGAAATCCTAAGCAGCAGCTGGATGACTGCCATTGATGAAAAGCATTACATTTTAACTGAAGAAGGGAAGAAAGAGCTCGAAAGATCTCTTTTAGAATGTCCAATACCTTCATCATTAAACGGATGGCTGTATCATAGTACAGGTGAATTGTTTTGGGAGAGGATTACACTTTTAATTCAGGTAATATCCCACTTAAATAATAACAATGTAAAGTACCTTCCTATCCAAAGAAAAAGAGATATTCATGAATGGCTGAAAGACTTTCTTGGGAAATCTGGATTTTCCCGCGGTGAAGTTGGGGTTATGCTGTACAAGGAACTTGGTCAGTGCCTTGAAGGTCTGAATAATATTAATCCTGCTGTGCTGACATTGAGGCTGACAGGCTATAACCGTATTGGCCTCACAGCTGTTCAGGCTTCTGAACAGCTTGGAATCAGCCAGGATTATTACCACCATCAGTTCCTTGGGGCTATTCATCATATACTGGCAAGCGGAAGAGATAATTCTGCCGAATATCCGCTTATCAATAAGATCGTTAGCGATGCAGGAAATGAAGTTCAGCTAACATTGTCTGCCCAAAAGACTTACACAATGTTAAAACAGGGACTGGAATTGGATGATATAGCTAAAATGAGAAGATTGAAAAAAAGTACAATTGAGGATCATATTGTGGAAGTAGCATTAAACGACAGCTGCTTTAATATCACACGTTATGTCTCCGAGGAAAAACAGAAGCTGATCCTTCATGCAGCCAATCGTGCTGATTCAATGCAATTAAAGCAAATACGTCAAATAGTGCCTGAATCCGATTATTTTGAAATCAGATTAGTAATGGCAAAGCTTGGAGAGGGACAATGA
- a CDS encoding ferredoxin yields the protein MAKYTIVDKETCIACGACGAAAPDIYDYDDEGIAFVTLDDNQGIVEIPDVLMDDMMDAFEGCPTDSIKVADDAFDGDPLKYE from the coding sequence ATGGCAAAGTATACAATTGTTGACAAAGAAACATGTATTGCATGTGGAGCTTGCGGCGCAGCTGCACCGGACATTTATGATTACGATGATGAAGGCATCGCATTTGTTACCCTTGATGATAACCAGGGTATCGTTGAGATTCCAGATGTATTGATGGACGATATGATGGATGCATTCGAAGGCTGCCCAACCGATTCAATCAAAGTTGCTGATGACGCTTTTGATGGCGACCCGCTTAAATACGAATAA
- a CDS encoding ECF transporter S component, whose amino-acid sequence MKKLNIKSMVAIGMLSSISYVLMLLNFPIPPFPQFLMIDFSDIPALIAALIFGPAAGILVELIKNILDYFMTGSATGVPVGHIANFAAGILFVLPTYYVYSKLKTKKGMTFGLVIGTMVMAVIMSVLNYVVILPAYTFFLNFPAMSAPEMRTMIVTGILPFNILKGIIISIVFMLIFTRMRTWVEKQAVLKSAA is encoded by the coding sequence TTGAAAAAACTTAATATCAAATCAATGGTTGCCATCGGAATGCTAAGCAGCATCTCTTATGTATTAATGCTGCTCAATTTTCCAATTCCGCCGTTTCCGCAATTTTTGATGATTGACTTCAGCGATATTCCTGCATTAATCGCGGCGTTAATCTTTGGCCCGGCGGCAGGAATATTAGTGGAGCTTATTAAAAATATTCTTGATTACTTCATGACTGGGAGTGCAACAGGGGTACCTGTCGGACATATTGCAAACTTTGCGGCAGGCATTTTGTTCGTCTTGCCTACTTATTATGTATACAGCAAGCTGAAGACCAAAAAAGGCATGACGTTTGGGCTCGTAATCGGCACCATGGTTATGGCTGTTATTATGAGTGTGCTTAATTACGTTGTCATTCTGCCGGCATATACATTCTTCCTGAATTTCCCGGCAATGTCAGCGCCTGAAATGAGAACAATGATTGTGACAGGAATATTGCCATTCAATATCCTAAAAGGAATTATTATTTCAATTGTTTTCATGCTCATTTTTACACGCATGAGAACCTGGGTAGAAAAGCAGGCTGTATTAAAAAGTGCAGCATAA
- a CDS encoding histidinol-phosphatase — protein MLTDYHNHLENGTLSLDYLKKFTDAAAQKGIESFGISEHAYHFYQTADILQNPWVNERRFYDMKDYVNVFQEAWSNNIDVKMSIEMDYTPGKHYEMAKFINSYSFDYVIGSIHWVGDFGIDLAEFRKEWDKRDLYEIYRKYFDQVVTLAQSNLFDIVGHLDLVKIFKYVPKDEEFLLEQYDRAANALAESKTCVEISTAGLRKPVGELYPDKRLLQKCYEKNIPIVLSSDAHFPEHVGADFDKAIALAKEVGYESIMTFSKGERKEYPLG, from the coding sequence ATGCTTACAGACTATCATAACCATCTTGAAAATGGCACGTTAAGCCTGGATTATTTAAAAAAATTTACAGATGCTGCTGCCCAAAAAGGGATTGAATCTTTTGGGATTTCGGAACATGCATATCATTTCTATCAGACAGCAGACATTCTGCAAAATCCATGGGTAAACGAAAGACGATTTTATGATATGAAAGACTATGTGAATGTTTTTCAAGAAGCGTGGAGTAATAACATAGATGTGAAAATGTCAATAGAAATGGACTATACGCCGGGCAAGCATTATGAAATGGCGAAGTTTATTAACAGCTACTCATTTGATTATGTAATTGGATCCATACATTGGGTTGGAGATTTCGGCATAGATCTTGCTGAATTTAGAAAAGAATGGGATAAAAGGGATCTTTATGAGATATATAGGAAGTATTTTGATCAAGTGGTCACACTGGCCCAATCCAATTTATTTGATATTGTAGGCCATTTAGACCTCGTGAAAATCTTTAAATATGTTCCTAAGGACGAAGAGTTTTTGCTGGAGCAGTATGATCGTGCAGCCAATGCACTGGCAGAATCCAAGACATGTGTAGAGATCAGCACAGCCGGTCTGCGAAAGCCAGTCGGTGAACTATACCCGGACAAACGGCTCCTGCAGAAATGCTATGAGAAAAATATCCCGATTGTACTTTCATCTGATGCGCACTTTCCTGAACATGTAGGTGCCGATTTTGATAAGGCTATTGCTCTTGCAAAAGAAGTGGGATATGAGTCCATCATGACTTTTTCCAAAGGAGAAAGAAAGGAATATCCTCTTGGATAA
- a CDS encoding peptidoglycan DD-metalloendopeptidase family protein → MKDYIRRFFIAGIMALCVSLLFLGGKHSKAAEPKISELTEHWVWPAEGVITDTYGTRSGQHKGIDIAGDSGSPVYAADAGIVSRSYYSQTYGNVIFIKHSNQTETVYAHLNKRLSAEGDKVSLGQKIGLMGSTGDSSGVHLHFEIHAQAWTADKINAVDPSVAYGMGEVGQAVNAAARTENAREVSARPSNYNSGQITNDSGETYHIVKTGETLWTIAAHYNLLPGDIAGLNNINPDHILTGQKLMIKPGKFSEYTVKQGDTLTSIAKMHDTTAEAIKELNNSNSDVIKIGQILIIHKK, encoded by the coding sequence ATGAAGGATTACATAAGGCGTTTCTTTATCGCAGGAATAATGGCTCTTTGTGTGAGTTTGCTATTTCTGGGAGGGAAGCATTCTAAAGCTGCTGAGCCAAAAATTTCTGAGTTGACAGAGCATTGGGTATGGCCGGCAGAAGGTGTAATTACGGACACGTATGGTACAAGAAGTGGTCAGCATAAGGGCATTGATATTGCCGGAGATTCCGGTTCTCCGGTTTATGCCGCTGACGCTGGAATTGTGTCCAGGTCGTATTACTCTCAAACATACGGAAATGTAATATTTATTAAACATAGCAACCAAACCGAAACAGTATACGCCCATCTGAATAAACGATTATCTGCTGAAGGCGACAAAGTTTCGCTCGGACAGAAAATCGGATTGATGGGAAGCACGGGTGACTCTTCAGGAGTCCATCTTCATTTTGAAATACATGCGCAGGCATGGACAGCTGATAAAATAAATGCAGTGGATCCCTCTGTGGCATATGGCATGGGAGAAGTTGGACAAGCTGTAAATGCAGCGGCAAGAACTGAAAACGCACGTGAAGTATCAGCCCGGCCGTCTAATTATAATTCTGGACAAATAACAAATGATTCCGGGGAAACCTACCATATAGTTAAAACTGGGGAAACATTATGGACCATCGCTGCACACTATAATCTGCTGCCCGGTGATATTGCCGGTTTAAATAATATTAATCCTGATCACATTCTTACAGGTCAAAAACTGATGATAAAACCCGGCAAATTTAGTGAATACACTGTTAAGCAAGGCGATACATTAACTTCTATAGCGAAAATGCATGATACAACAGCAGAAGCTATTAAAGAGTTAAACAATTCAAATTCAGATGTTATCAAAATTGGACAAATTCTAATCATTCACAAAAAATAG
- a CDS encoding GerMN domain-containing protein — protein MKESKWSDEQLQELLSQMPKIKDSRDPREIYQTIQIKMGKQKKRTWIMPAAAAAAALLLLFILAPNLMNWQDSADQQVEIQSDQTQSSEQITGDNYSISEAKDEDSDPEPLAKEEDPQEDHAQLSGDPEKESSNDISMKSVSSEASPTAVYEEDLAGKEVLTYAIPDKEAKNIVPVSVLVDSDPARTKFALFEDTMSKLTEDAWGLDDYYPLKANLTHDQENNILTVDVPADHPYSISSTSELLLEKVLANIMNNLDIEKIDLRTEGKVGIEFGHYGYRDEFIPENSNGNLIYYFLYPNGADSTPFLVPLREELNSVKDALKAMKQNRTENNLQASIPDDVDFEIEEKKDGKLKIRFNNESEIIDNAPTLHAIEAILLTAKDFDFDTVKLENADVDKIGKFDLTEELKVPVAANKRDLPN, from the coding sequence ATGAAGGAATCAAAATGGAGCGATGAGCAGCTTCAGGAATTGCTGAGCCAGATGCCTAAGATTAAAGATAGTCGAGACCCGAGAGAAATTTATCAAACCATACAAATCAAGATGGGCAAACAAAAGAAAAGAACATGGATCATGCCTGCTGCAGCAGCGGCTGCTGCATTGCTCCTGCTTTTCATTCTTGCCCCGAACCTTATGAATTGGCAGGATTCTGCTGATCAACAAGTCGAAATTCAATCAGATCAGACACAATCATCTGAACAAATAACCGGTGACAATTACAGTATATCGGAAGCCAAAGACGAAGATTCAGACCCGGAACCTCTTGCAAAAGAAGAAGATCCACAAGAGGATCATGCGCAGCTTTCCGGTGACCCGGAAAAAGAATCTAGCAATGATATAAGCATGAAGTCTGTTTCATCCGAAGCAAGCCCTACTGCCGTTTATGAAGAAGACTTGGCAGGAAAAGAAGTCCTGACCTATGCAATTCCGGATAAGGAGGCTAAAAATATTGTACCTGTCAGCGTTCTGGTTGATAGTGACCCGGCCAGGACGAAATTTGCTCTGTTTGAAGACACGATGAGCAAACTTACTGAAGATGCATGGGGTTTAGATGATTACTATCCTTTAAAAGCAAATTTAACTCATGACCAGGAAAATAACATCCTGACAGTTGATGTGCCGGCGGATCACCCATATAGTATTTCCTCCACCTCAGAGTTACTTTTAGAGAAGGTTTTGGCGAATATAATGAACAATTTAGATATAGAAAAGATTGACCTTAGAACGGAAGGGAAAGTCGGCATTGAGTTCGGCCATTATGGATATAGAGACGAATTTATCCCGGAAAATAGCAATGGTAACTTAATTTATTATTTCTTGTATCCTAATGGTGCAGATTCAACACCATTCCTGGTGCCGTTAAGAGAAGAGCTCAATTCGGTAAAAGATGCTCTGAAAGCCATGAAACAAAATAGGACTGAAAATAATTTACAGGCATCCATACCGGATGATGTTGATTTTGAAATAGAAGAAAAAAAGGATGGCAAACTCAAAATCCGTTTTAATAATGAATCAGAAATAATCGATAATGCACCAACACTTCATGCGATCGAAGCAATCCTTCTTACGGCAAAAGACTTTGATTTCGACACGGTCAAATTAGAAAATGCAGATGTTGATAAAATAGGCAAGTTTGATCTTACTGAGGAATTAAAGGTACCTGTAGCAGCTAATAAACGAGATTTGCCAAATTAG
- the sigX gene encoding RNA polymerase sigma factor SigX, with amino-acid sequence MDSVFDELYKKYHQDVFQFLFYMVKNKELAEDLVQEVYIRVLKSYERFEGKSSEKTWLFSIARNVAIDSFRKQKGWKQKIMEKFDWSTQQVKDEHPLPDEIAVQREEIQMIYRCLDLCTIDQRLVIIMRYIHELTITETADSLGWTESKVKTTQHRALKVLKNHMEHFKAKEGMDNEGIKMER; translated from the coding sequence ATGGACTCCGTTTTTGATGAACTTTATAAAAAATACCATCAGGACGTTTTTCAATTTCTTTTTTATATGGTCAAAAACAAGGAACTGGCTGAGGATTTAGTCCAGGAAGTCTATATAAGAGTGTTAAAGTCATATGAAAGATTTGAAGGGAAAAGCAGCGAAAAAACCTGGCTCTTTTCAATTGCGCGGAATGTTGCCATTGATTCCTTTCGCAAGCAAAAGGGCTGGAAACAAAAGATTATGGAGAAATTTGACTGGTCAACTCAGCAGGTAAAGGATGAACACCCCTTGCCTGATGAAATTGCTGTTCAACGGGAAGAAATCCAGATGATCTATCGCTGTCTTGATTTATGCACCATTGACCAGAGGCTAGTCATTATTATGAGATATATACATGAACTCACCATTACAGAAACAGCTGATTCACTTGGCTGGACTGAAAGTAAGGTAAAGACAACGCAGCACCGTGCGTTAAAGGTGTTGAAAAATCATATGGAACATTTTAAGGCAAAGGAGGGAATGGATAATGAAGGAATCAAAATGGAGCGATGA
- a CDS encoding ATP-binding protein, with product MMLFRSVAGKLWGTILLLVSFVLLILTVMLLEFFENYHINETEKGLSNTAHKITRILKEHNRDVGLEISWELVDDVTKVVIINSPKEYYYSPNHTDSLKLPISYLTEEDDLKEVLTKDKTVKKVTSVNPEYTDVSADDDSKILIIGVPLEGDGSNGAVFIYQSIEVMHETLRSTTKFILLAAGVAIILTTIFAFFLSTRINAPLRKMKEAAFEVARGKFDTKVPILTNDEVGELAMAFNQMGRQLKFNMNALSQEKEQLASILSGMADGVITFNRDGTILITNPPAERFLQSWFYELDDIENNTEEVPSKVMELFQLAVNTEKEQIGEIPIQGRSWVIIVSPLYNKKYIRGAVAVIRDMTEERKLDKLRNDFIANVSHELRTPISMMQGYSEAIVDDIAGTDEEKKEMASVIYDESLRMGRLVNELLDLARMEAGHIQLTMEETDVNSFLQRITRKFQGLAKEKEINLEHDLQSENLSIQLDPDRIEQVMTNLIDNAIRHTPHNGEVKVIERSDERGLLIEVKDSGSGIPEEDLPFVFERFYKADKARTRGRSGTGLGLAIAKNIIEAHKGHITVQSKTGHGTTFSIFIPRNDG from the coding sequence ATGATGCTCTTTAGGAGTGTTGCCGGAAAGCTTTGGGGCACAATTCTTTTATTAGTTTCCTTTGTACTGCTGATTTTAACAGTCATGCTGCTGGAATTCTTTGAGAATTACCATATAAATGAAACAGAAAAAGGATTATCAAATACTGCCCATAAAATAACCAGAATTTTAAAAGAACATAATCGTGATGTCGGTTTGGAAATTTCCTGGGAACTTGTCGATGATGTTACAAAAGTAGTCATTATTAACTCGCCGAAAGAGTACTACTATTCTCCAAACCATACAGATTCATTAAAACTGCCCATTTCCTACCTCACCGAGGAAGATGATTTAAAAGAAGTTCTTACGAAAGACAAGACTGTAAAAAAAGTAACATCCGTTAATCCGGAGTATACAGACGTATCCGCAGATGACGACAGCAAAATTCTTATCATTGGAGTCCCGCTTGAAGGTGACGGCAGCAATGGAGCCGTTTTTATTTATCAGTCCATTGAGGTAATGCACGAAACATTGCGTTCAACCACAAAGTTTATTTTGCTGGCTGCGGGAGTTGCCATCATTTTAACAACCATCTTTGCTTTTTTCTTATCGACAAGAATCAATGCTCCACTGAGAAAAATGAAAGAAGCTGCCTTTGAGGTAGCAAGAGGTAAATTTGATACGAAAGTTCCGATTCTGACTAATGATGAGGTTGGCGAATTAGCCATGGCTTTTAATCAAATGGGCAGACAGCTGAAATTTAATATGAATGCCTTAAGCCAGGAAAAAGAACAGCTGGCAAGCATTTTAAGCGGGATGGCTGATGGGGTAATCACCTTCAACCGGGATGGAACGATACTGATTACGAATCCTCCTGCAGAGCGTTTTCTGCAAAGCTGGTTTTATGAGCTGGATGACATCGAGAATAATACGGAGGAAGTTCCTTCCAAAGTAATGGAGCTCTTCCAGCTTGCTGTTAATACGGAGAAGGAACAGATTGGTGAAATCCCAATACAGGGCCGTTCATGGGTGATAATCGTTAGCCCTCTTTATAATAAAAAATATATTAGGGGAGCGGTTGCAGTTATCAGGGATATGACGGAGGAGCGTAAGCTTGATAAGCTCCGCAACGATTTTATAGCTAATGTTTCTCATGAATTAAGGACGCCAATTTCGATGATGCAAGGATATAGTGAAGCGATCGTCGATGATATTGCGGGAACGGATGAAGAGAAAAAAGAGATGGCAAGTGTCATTTATGATGAATCCCTGAGAATGGGCCGGCTTGTGAACGAATTGCTTGATCTTGCCAGAATGGAAGCTGGGCATATTCAGCTGACAATGGAAGAAACTGATGTAAACTCCTTTCTGCAAAGAATCACCAGAAAATTCCAGGGACTCGCAAAAGAGAAGGAAATTAACCTGGAACATGATTTGCAAAGCGAAAATTTATCTATTCAATTGGATCCGGACAGAATAGAACAGGTTATGACCAATCTGATTGATAATGCCATCCGGCATACCCCCCATAACGGAGAGGTTAAAGTTATCGAACGGAGTGATGAACGGGGACTGCTTATCGAAGTGAAAGATTCTGGCTCGGGAATCCCCGAAGAAGACCTGCCCTTTGTATTTGAGCGTTTTTACAAAGCTGACAAAGCAAGGACAAGGGGCCGCTCCGGAACTGGCCTTGGACTCGCAATTGCAAAAAATATTATTGAAGCTCATAAAGGTCATATTACGGTTCAAAGCAAGACCGGACATGGTACGACATTTTCAATATTTATCCCTCGAAATGACGGATAA
- a CDS encoding response regulator transcription factor, with amino-acid sequence MENQVKILLVDDEERIRRLLKMYLERENFSIDEAENGNQALSKALANDYDVILLDLMMPGKDGIEVCRELREKKATPVIMLTAKGEEVNRVQGFEVGTDDYIVKPFSPREVVLRVKALLRRSSKTTYLQTETTAKDVIVFPHLTIDNDAHKVLADGKEVSLTPKEYELLYFLAKAPDKVFDREHLLKEVWHYEFFGDLRTVDTHVKRLREKLNKVSEQAARMIVTVWGVGYKFEVINE; translated from the coding sequence ATGGAAAACCAAGTGAAAATATTGCTAGTGGATGATGAAGAAAGAATCCGCCGATTATTGAAGATGTACCTTGAGCGTGAAAATTTTTCAATTGATGAAGCAGAGAATGGAAACCAGGCTTTGTCAAAAGCCCTGGCAAATGATTATGATGTTATCCTATTGGATTTAATGATGCCCGGCAAAGACGGTATAGAAGTCTGCAGAGAACTGAGAGAAAAAAAAGCTACTCCCGTGATCATGCTTACAGCTAAAGGGGAGGAAGTTAATCGCGTACAGGGCTTTGAAGTCGGCACTGATGATTATATCGTAAAGCCTTTCAGTCCCAGGGAAGTTGTGCTGCGTGTTAAGGCTTTATTGCGCAGATCTTCTAAAACTACTTACCTGCAGACAGAAACAACAGCAAAAGATGTAATCGTATTTCCTCATCTAACGATCGATAATGATGCTCACAAAGTATTGGCTGATGGAAAAGAAGTCAGTTTGACGCCAAAGGAATATGAACTCCTTTATTTCCTGGCAAAGGCGCCCGATAAGGTGTTTGACAGGGAGCATCTGCTTAAAGAAGTATGGCATTATGAATTTTTTGGAGATTTGAGAACAGTTGATACTCATGTGAAGCGCTTGCGTGAAAAGCTGAATAAAGTTTCTGAGCAGGCTGCCAGAATGATTGTCACCGTTTGGGGAGTGGGCTACAAGTTTGAGGTTATTAATGAATGA
- the ccsB gene encoding c-type cytochrome biogenesis protein CcsB, whose protein sequence is MVTISSNLLYTAFILYLIATVFFAGSIKDKNRTKQGPNRWAAIGLWISIIGFAAQLGYFITRWIAAGHAPVSNLFEFTTFFGMSLVGAFIVIYLIYKTPILGVFTLPVAVLMIAYASMFPREVSPLIPALQSDWLHIHVTTAAVGQAILAVSFAAGLIYLVKSVDQTKQSKQRFWLEAVMFGLVCTLGFIVISSGFSASGYKAEFNWIDKNGQEDVLEYHMPALTGPHDGQLITEGKFEPLAEMPAIINAKKLNTVIWSLASGILLYLALRLILRKRVGAALQPLAKNINLDLVDEIAYRSVLIGFPVFTLGALIFAMIWAQIAWTRFWGWDPKEVWALITFLFYAAYLHLRLSKGWHGEKSAWLAVIGFIIIMFNLVAVNLVIAGLHSYAGS, encoded by the coding sequence GTGGTTACAATAAGCAGCAATTTACTATACACAGCTTTTATCCTCTATTTAATTGCTACTGTCTTTTTTGCCGGCTCTATAAAGGATAAGAATAGAACGAAACAAGGGCCAAACAGATGGGCAGCAATTGGATTATGGATCTCGATTATCGGGTTTGCTGCACAGCTTGGCTACTTTATTACAAGGTGGATTGCAGCCGGGCATGCGCCTGTCAGCAACCTTTTCGAATTTACAACATTCTTTGGAATGTCACTTGTTGGTGCTTTTATAGTGATTTACTTAATTTATAAAACACCTATTTTAGGAGTCTTTACGCTCCCGGTTGCGGTACTGATGATTGCTTATGCAAGTATGTTTCCGCGGGAAGTTTCACCGCTGATCCCCGCCCTGCAGAGTGATTGGCTTCATATTCACGTTACAACAGCTGCAGTTGGGCAGGCTATTTTGGCTGTAAGCTTCGCTGCCGGATTAATTTATTTGGTAAAATCAGTGGATCAAACTAAGCAAAGCAAACAGAGATTCTGGCTTGAAGCCGTTATGTTTGGCCTGGTTTGCACACTTGGGTTTATTGTTATAAGCTCAGGCTTCTCAGCTTCAGGCTACAAAGCGGAATTTAACTGGATTGATAAGAACGGTCAGGAAGATGTTCTGGAATATCATATGCCTGCTTTAACAGGTCCTCACGACGGTCAGCTGATTACGGAAGGTAAATTTGAACCGCTGGCGGAAATGCCTGCAATTATTAATGCAAAAAAATTAAATACCGTTATATGGTCTTTGGCTTCAGGTATTCTTCTATATCTTGCTTTAAGATTGATTCTCCGCAAAAGGGTTGGAGCAGCACTTCAGCCGCTTGCTAAAAATATTAATCTTGATTTGGTTGACGAGATCGCTTACCGCTCAGTATTAATAGGATTTCCGGTCTTTACACTAGGAGCTTTGATTTTTGCCATGATATGGGCACAAATTGCCTGGACTCGTTTCTGGGGATGGGATCCAAAGGAAGTATGGGCTCTCATCACCTTCCTATTTTACGCTGCCTACCTGCACCTTCGCCTTTCAAAGGGCTGGCATGGCGAAAAGTCTGCATGGCTAGCTGTAATCGGATTTATCATTATTATGTTTAATCTGGTTGCGGTAAACCTGGTCATTGCCGGATTGCACTCCTACGCTGGATCATAA